In Clostridium thermosuccinogenes, the genomic stretch TCACACCGCCGTTCTATAGAAATGTTGCCCTTATTCACCCGGACAAAAGTGGCATTCTTCTGGTCTTCAATCAAATGGGTCGCATGGGTGGTTATAATGACCGTCGTATTTTTATCCTTGAAAGAAGTCAAAAGATCCAATATATTCAACGCATTGGCATGGTCCAGATTGCCTGTGGGTTCATCGGCCAGAATTAAGGCAGGCTTCCTGGCTACAGCTCTGGCAATGGACACTCTTTGAGCTTCACCCCAGGACAGGTTTTCCACCCGGGAATAAGCCTTATGCTCCAGCCCAACCCTGGCAAGGGCACTTATGGCATTTTGCTTGATCTGCCGGGAGGGAATGCCTAAAAAACGCATGCCCATCATGACATTTTCCATTGCAGTTCTTCCCTCGATGAGCCTGAAATCCTGAAATACAGGACCTATCTTCCTTCTCAGCTTTCTGATCTTCATGGCTTCCCGCCTGAACATGGCCTGGCCCAACACCTTCAAAGCTCCGGAGGTGGGATATTCCACTCCCATGAACAGTTTTAAAAGGCTGGTCTTTCCGGAACCGCTCGGCCCGGTTATGTAAACTAACTCTCCTAGCTTTATTTCAAGGTTAACATTGTGCAAAGCCAGGGTTCCATCCTTATACCTTAAAGAAACTCCCTTTGCCTCAATCATATCTCACCCTCCTGATCTGCGAAGCCACAGGAAATCCGGCTTGAATTGAAATCTCAAGCTTCCTTCCTCCATCTCTATTGATTCCAGTGTTATATCAATATAATCACCTATGAGCTCCTTGAAATCTATCAGCAAATATCCATTCCGGAATAATTCGTTTATAGATTCAGGTTCCAGGGGCATATCATAAAAGCTCCCTTCCGACACCTCAAACTTCAAAACGCTTTTATCCTCCACCGAGAATACTCCCTTAAGGACAAGATGCTTTTCAGGGACTTCTATATCAACCCTATCCTTAAAGAAGTGGAATTCTACACCTGACAGGGTCTTATTCCCTTTCAGCACTTCATTCAGCACATCTTCATAAACGGTTCCCTGTACGGTAAAAAGTCCGATTTCCAGGTTCAAATCCTTCAGAGGAAACTCTCCTTCTATCATAATCCTGCTAAACTCTTGCACTATATCGGAAAACAAAGCTTTAATTTCATCCCACATCTGCTGCAGATTTCCCAG encodes the following:
- a CDS encoding cell division ATP-binding protein FtsE, encoding MIEAKGVSLRYKDGTLALHNVNLEIKLGELVYITGPSGSGKTSLLKLFMGVEYPTSGALKVLGQAMFRREAMKIRKLRRKIGPVFQDFRLIEGRTAMENVMMGMRFLGIPSRQIKQNAISALARVGLEHKAYSRVENLSWGEAQRVSIARAVARKPALILADEPTGNLDHANALNILDLLTSFKDKNTTVIITTHATHLIEDQKNATFVRVNKGNISIERRCESNEELLI